The DNA region CAGATCCATACAACAAGCTTGTTCAAGTTGTCTTTAGACTAACTGAGCCAGTTTATGAATATATAAGAAAGATTATCCCAACTTCATTTGGGGGGCTTGATTTTGCACCGATGATAGTTTTGTTGGCCCTTACTTTTATAGATAAATTCTTTATAAAATTGGTTGAAATTTATGCCTATAAGATGTAAGTTTATACTACTTTTGTTTTTAAGCTTTACTTTTTTAAACGCAAATGTAAAAAGCTACGATGAAATTAAGAACGAGCCTAAATCTTTAGCAAAAGATTATTATATTTATCGTTATATTACAGAGGGAAATTATAAAAAAGATGAGGTGAAAACTTTAAGTAAGCAAATTTATAGAAATAGAGGAAAACTTAATAAAGAAATTTATAAAATTATCCCAAAGCCAAAACCTTACGATGAGTGTAAAAATTTTTGGGTTAAAAATATAAATGATGCAAACTTAACTTGCAAGCTTAAAAGATCAACTCCAGCTTTTTTAAAAAAATTAAACAAGCAAACATTAAAGTCTTTGGAAAAAGACTTTGCAAATTTCCCATATAAATTAAGACTTTTAAAAGGTATGAGTTCTGAGAATCCAGCTGTTTATTTTGCTAATAATTTAGATATAAAAAATTTTTTTAATTA from Campylobacter ureolyticus includes:
- a CDS encoding YggT family protein, whose product is MLILKTFLLALVNILHILIFAYTLVIIVAAVISFTNPDPYNKLVQVVFRLTEPVYEYIRKIIPTSFGGLDFAPMIVLLALTFIDKFFIKLVEIYAYKM